The DNA region CTTCAGAAATAAGACTCTCAACATACTCAGGTTGGGACAAGTGATGTTGTATATAAACATCAACACTTAAATGGGCCCTATAAAGGTCATCAATGTCTAATGCTCCTTTGGCATCACTTAGCACATTCATCCCAAAAGTGGGGTCATTATAACAAATGGTGTTTACCTTAGTATAACATAGTTCCTTCAGTGTACCTACCAACTCAAAGTAACTTCACATGTCCACATCAATTTTTAATTATTcatattttcctctttcattcACAGTTTGTTCATTGTCTATAAACTCATCATCATGATGAATTTTCAAACACAAGTATTCATCCATTTCTACCTAATTCCATGAAACATAAAATTAGCTAAGggggaaacaaaaacaacatATAAAATTACGAACCCTAAACCCTAAAATCAAACACAACTATTCATCCATTCTTACCTAAGAGTGAAAACCCTAAAATCCTAAAACGAGAGACACCACAAAATATTAAACctttatgaaaaacaaaaacacCAAAAAACATTACAAACCCTAAATCCCAAAATCGAAACAGTGTAACTGGTACTAACCGAGGTCACCTTTGTTTTCTCCACCTTGAATATGCTTTCATATTCGTCTCCACATTCGCTTCCGCCTTCGTCTTTGTCGCCTTTTCAAAATATGCTTTCAAGTTTCTCTGTTAGGGGTTCTCTATGTTAGCATAcgaagatgaaatgaaaatgacaaaGTTAATATTACTAACTTAATACTCTCGACAAagtaaggaagtgtcgaaccacctagtatgttaagttgtgttagtgtgtcgaagtgtcgaagcatgttgcctcacacaagatttcgacttatgcctattttagtatAGTTAGCTATTTggggcttttatagttttggactttgccttgaggtccaagttaacctgaatctataaatagagggagtaacccttatttttgtaatgaggtgaatagagtattcataatATTTTATTCATggtattttgcagttgcaaagtgaataagaagttttccacagtttgtggacagagagaaactctgcagaattatattactcttctccttcatcattctttctttatttctccattgttcttctcttttcattgctattgtatgggtgataacaatcttgttcatcaagattgattgaaattctctATAGGTTTttggggatttccaacatctggtatcaagagctccggtttaatcgattagtgggaagaaaatcaccatggtAACGAATaatccaaacgggcattttccaaCAAATCTTatgattctcaagaacaacaattatgagaattggtgcaagcagataaatattgtgttctgttatcaagatctttaggatcttgtgaaggaaggagtagcaatGCTTGCAGAAGCTGCAGCggatcaagaaaaggctgcatataaaaaattgaagaagaaagattataaggctctctttataatccatcaatgtgttgatgcagataactttgaaaaggttagtgatgcagagtcagcgaaagaagcatggaAAATTCTGGAGAAATCTTTTGGAGGCAcagagaaggtgaaagaggtgaggttacaaactcacaaaaggacgtatgaattgcttcagatggaagacaatgaaagcataactgatttcctcaccaaggttacgaaactggtgaatcaaatcaaggtatgtggagatGTGTTGATATCAAGAtttgttgttggaaagatcttgaggtcgttgacgccaaagtttgaccacgtggtagtagccatagaagagtcgaaagatttgtcaaaactgacaaaggaagagcttcaagggacgcttgaatctcatgaacaaagaatggatgaaagagctgcaggaaagtcgaagagtgatatggctttacaggctcaatcaacaaaagaaagaaaaggcaacGGAAGTTGGAATAACAATAAAGgcagaggaggttacaacaattcgactggttgaaatcatcaagaaggaaactggtcgaatcaggaaaaaccctggaaccaaggcaaccaaagaggtggtgctGCAGGTAGAGAAAaaggtggtggtcaaaagccagacaagagtcacattcagtgttacaattgtcaaaggtatggtcactattctagtgattgtccagaaaagcagaagaatcaagaaacttatgcaaaactggcgaaacacgaagaagaagatacgttgttgatggttacaacaagagaagaagaaagatttAAGGATCACTGGTACTTGGAATCgggatgctcatcacacatgtctagaaggaaagattggtttgtcaacataaagccctcaatgaagaacatggtgaaatttgcaaatgacaacactctagcagctgaaggtgttggtgatgttctgattatgaggaaagatgtCAAGAGGTTAGTAATTTCAAAggtgttgtacataccaggcatgaagagaAATTTTCTCAGCATAAGGtagttagtcgaaaagaactacaaggtgtcgatcaaagacaagataatgagagttctcgactgaaatggaaggttgatcttgaaggcttcaatgtctcaaaatagaaccttcaagattgagcttaatgtgatggatCATAAGTGCCTTACAACAACAGCcagcagagatgaatggatatggcattatagacttgaCCATCTCAAATTCAAAGACATAAAatatttgaagagaagaaatatggtttcaggattactagaaatcgacattccaaatgaagtgtgtaaagatgtgtgcaagcgaagcaacataagaacaacttcagtaaagttgcaggaagcaggtcgaaggcaattcttgaagtcatatactctgatgtatatgatcctctccaggtggattcaattagaggtaacaaatactttgttacattcatagatgatttcagtcgaaaactgtgatcttacctgatccagaagaaaagtgaagtgatcgaggtatttgccaagtttaaatctatgaTGGAAAGACATAACGGTCGAAAGATCACgattttgaggactgatggtggtgggGAAAATGTGTCGAAAGAattcgatgcattatgtgtgaaagaaggtATTGTACATGAGGTGGTACCACCATACACTCCACAtcagaatggagtcgcagaaagaaagaataaaaccatcatgaatatggttagaagtatgttgaaaggaaagcatccacccaaagaattatggggagaagctgtgtcaactgcgacatatatcctgaacaaATGTATGAcaaagaagctagaaggaatcacgctagaagaatgttggtctggtgtcaagcctagcttaaGTCATCTGAGGatgtttggatctataacacatagacatgtgccaaatcagttgagaagaaaacttgatgacaagtcgagtcagatggtcctgataggatatcattcgattgaaggatacaagttgttcgatCTAGTGAATAAGCAAATGGTGGTCAGCAGGGACGTGATCgtagatgagcttaaggagtgggagtggactgagaatgtcaagaaagattcagtgagaatcttttatgatgaaccagctagtgaagtcaaaagagaagtttgacaggaaaaagtcagaggtgaagcaagcacaagcagacctcaaagaacaagacacatgcctgcaaggttgcaagaatgtgtgattacatcatatgatatggtcaatgaagaaggtgagctggtacattatgctttctacgcatATGTCTAACCTGTCATGCAGTTGAGGCATTaaaagattcgaagtggatgaaagcaatggacgaagagctgaagtcaatcgaagtcaacaacacctggtcacttgtcgaatttccccaagacaagaaggcaatcgatgtaAAGTGGGTATACAAAGTGAAGTTGAATCCCAGAGGAGAAGTGACTCTACACAAGGAGAtacttgtggcgaaaggatttcttcaaaaagaaggaatcgacttcgatgaagtcattgcacctgttgctagaatcgaaacaatcaggttggttgttggtctagaaaaatgaacaactggaagatgtgtctgatggatgtgaaatgtgtATTCTataatggccccttagaagaagaagtttatgttgcacaaccagttgggtttgtgaaacaaggcgaacaaagaaaagtgtacaggctgcataaatgccatgtacggacttaaacaagctccaagagcttggaacaagaagatagatggctttctaagtgaaaaggaatttgtgaagtgcacaagtgaatatgaagtatatgtaagaagaagcaagagtgaattgcttatactatgtatctatgtcgatgacctattgataacaggtagttgcaagaaggagatcgaagacttcaaaggtgatctcaataaggaattcgaaatgtcagatctgggtgacatttcatatttccttggcatctaattctacaagagtggcagaggtttgatgatgcatcaaagaaggtatgcaggcgaaatactcaagagatttgagatgcaagattgcaacccaacttcgactccagctgagcccagattacaactgtcgaaagattcagatgaagatgatgtcgatccaacccaatatagaagacttattgggtcacttcgatacctttgtcacacaaggcctaacttagcatacaatgtaggtatggtgagtaggttgatgcagaagccaaaggtatcacatctagcagcaACAAAGAGGATACTAAGTTATCTGAAAGGAATTCTCGACTATGACATTTTGTTTCCCGCcgctgatgaaggaaaagaatgcaaattagtgggatacactgactcaagttggtgtagtgatgttgaggatcaaaaatccacaacaggctatgtgtttatgctaggtggtgcactagttgcttggagttcgagaaaagagccagtagtgacattatcatcgtgcgaagcagaatacatagctgcttctttttgtgcatgtcaagcaacatggatggtgaatctggtccaagagataacaacgaagagtcattgagcaattaccatgaagatcaataacatgtcagctatcaatctggcgaagaattCGATAACATATTatcgaagcaagcacatcgagatgaggttccattatcttcgagagtaGGTAGCAGATGGTAAGATaaatgtggaacactgcagaactgagaatcaaattgcagacatcatgacaaagggagtgcaggtcaaagtgttcagaagactaagagctatgatgaatgtagataacttagGCACAATGAATTATGTCGTGTGTTGAATTTTAATTCCTTGTGGCGAAACGTGTTGATCGATAAAGTAAAGAAGTGTCGAAACACCTAGTAtgttaagttgtgttagtgtgtcgaatTGTCGAAGTATATTGTCTCACACAGGATCtcgacttatgcctattttagtagtaTTAGCTATTTTGTGTTTTTATAGTTTTGGACTTTGGCTTGAGGTCaaagttaacctaaatctataaatagagggagtaacccttatttttgtaatgacgtgaatagagtattcataacattgtattcatagtattttgcagttgcaaagtgaataagaaattttccacagtttgtgagcagagagaaactctgcagaattatattactcttctccttcaccgttctttctttctttctctatTGTTCTTGTCTTTTCATTGCTGTCGTatgggtgataacaatcttgttcatcaagattgattgaaattccTTATAGATTTTGAGGGATTTCCAACACACCTCATCAACTAATGTCCATATCAAAACCATTTGCCATATAGTTTTGACTTTGACTAATATAATAGAAAAGACAAATGTGCCACGTTTTTGAAAGACGAAAGATCTAAATGGTCGTTTTAAAAGAAAATTGACCAAATGCTGAGGTATAGGtaagagaattttttttattaaacctatattatataatatagcacaatattttttttataaataaaacaaaaatggTTTTAAATTCATTCACCATATTTtgtaatgtaaaaaaaaaggTTTATATATACATGGACATGCTATCTTATTAATAAAAGGATGGATATAGATACCGTATTTTCATACTAGTACTAATAAATGACCATATCTTTAAACTTATTACAGTAAGATGCCAAATGTGCAATAACACCATGTATTTCTCTGTCATGTCACGCTTAgtttatttaatttaatttacTACTGTCCGAAAATATGAATTTTTATTTTCCCTTATAaatattttcttttcttttcttctcttctcttctccgagatcaacaacaacaacactgTTCAGTTTTCAAACTCAGCAACTTTCATTTTTCTGATCCCTAATTTCCTCTTCTCTgctaaaaccctaatttcatccATCCCTATGCGTAGGATCGATTCTCCAATTTTCCAATTTCAGTTGAAACTTAGTGTGGCATTAGTGTAGTGCAATTTTGAACAGCTCTTGAATTTGATTAAGGGGAAATTGGTGAAGTGTGTTTGGGGAGTTTGAAATGAGGAAGTTTTTGTGGAAAGGGCAATGAGAGGAAGGTATGATCGTGAGGTTTTAGAGATAAGATGAGTGGTGGTTCATTGGGTATTCGTTCTGCTAGTTATGGATCTTTGGAGAAGCAATTGCAGAATGGATTCTCGCCTATTCAAACGGGGAGGAAACAGGTTAAGATGGTTAAGGAGAAAGAGAGATTGTTTCATTGGATCTGTAAATTTGCTGGGAGGAAGAAAGTGGGAATGCTGTTTCTCTGTGTTATTTCTGCTGCTGTTTTCGTCTGGGTTTTGTACGTTGGAAAAGGTTTCGTCATTTCTTTCACTTTCTATTATCTTTTGCTTGTTAATATTGTTATCTagtttttttattgttttttagTTTCTGTACTCTAGTGGCTTTTTAGCTTTTAGGTGGTTTGTTACTTTGTCTAATTTTGTATGGTTTATGTAGTTTTTATTTATTTGGTTTTGATTAATGTGATTGCTTATTAGATGTATTGTCGAATTTAGGAGTGCTTTGTTCAAGGGGAAGATAGTTTTTTGTGATTCATGCATTGTTGTCAATTGTGGTTTCTTGAAGGGGAAGATAGTTTTAACTTGTTTTTTTTTTGCGATTCATGCATTGGTTTCAATTGCGGATTGCAGATAATAACAGTTTGTTGAAATTCCGATGGGCAACGGTGCTATAATTGTTATTTGCTCTTTGCAAACCAAGAGAAATTTGTTAGAATTTCTATAGCCGCTACTTAACATGACTGGATTCACGTGATTTCAACATTTGATTTTTGTGGCATGGCTTGCTTTCAGGTGAAGATTCACAGGAGGGGAATGGTGTGCAAAACATCAGTGTGAATGAGAGTATGTCTATAGGTGATTCTCCATCTATCGTCTCCGCGGCAAAGGCCATTGCTTCAAATTTGCTGCTACCCCCAAGTTATTTTCTGGGTTATAATCTTCCTCTGGGGCATCCGTGTAATAGTTTTACCCTCCCTCCACCACCAGCTGATAAAAAGCGTACTGGACCACGACGTAAgttttagttttttattttaaaactaattGATGCCTCAGATGTGTATTGTATTAGTTTAATTTATGCTTGTTAATTCACAATTGTATCCTTCATTCCGATTGGTTCCTCATATTTGGATAGTTCATGATGGTATGGAGGACTTAGGTGATGCTTTAGATTACTCAATGTTAATGTTATTGTTCCTGAACATCTTGACATGTTTGCTTTTCAGCATGTCCGGTATGTTACCTTCCCGTGGATGAAGCCATTAAACTCATGCCAAAATCTCCCTCACCGTCTCCCGTGCTTAAGAATTTAACGTTTACATACGAGGAAAATCTAAGCAGAGATGGAGAATTTGGTGGTTCTGACTTTGGTGGATATCCCACTTTGAAGCAAAGAAATGATTCTTTTGACATACGGGAGTCAATGTGTGTGCACTGCGGGTATGTATTAGTTGTTGTTGGATTATAAGTTTCCCTATCTATCTTTATGCATTGAAGAATAGTCTTTGCTGCTATAATTTGTCTCTCAGTAATGTAGGATGTTTCTCCTCTCCTTTTGCTCACATCTGTTTATTCTGCATCTTCATTGATGCATATATACATCATTCAGATTTGTTAGAGGAATTAAACCTGGCCGCAACACAGGATTTGACATGGATGAAGATGACCTCCTTGATATGGAGCAATGCCGTGGCATAGTTGTTGCGTCAGCCGTATTTGGTCTGTATTTTGTAGTTTCTGCTTTCATTGAATTGTTAAATCTTGTCCTTTCCTGATGAATTTAATCTTTTGTTTAGGAAATTTTGATGAGATAAATGAGCCAAAAAACGTAAGCGAGTATTCAAAGCAGACTGTATGCTTCCTTATGTTTGTAGATGAAGAAACAGAAAAGTATTTGACGAGTTCTGGCAGGCTGGGAACCAGTAAGAAGATTGGTTTGTGGAGAATTATTGTCGCACGTAATCTTCCTTATACAGATGCAAGACGTACAGGGAAGGTTTGAATTATATGTCAGCAAGCATTGTCATGATATTACAGGGAACTAGATATTAGCATACGAGCTGTTAGTAATATATGTTACTGAGTTTTTTAATATTATGATCTTGTTGTCATTGCTGTCTCTCTGTAATCTACAATGGAGTTTTCTTTAAGCCTTATCAACTGACCCTTAAACACAGAAAGGAAATGGAAAAAAGACTTAGATCAATAGACATAATGTTGGCTAGATTCTCCGGTCTAAGCATTATGATGATTTGTTTTTTTGAATTCAAAATATTATATTAGCTTTTAAGTATGAATTGGAATAGCAAAGTATCACTCTTTTTTTTACTGTTCACCAAGTTGTACTTTACTACTTCTATGTGCTTTTAACTTACTAATTTTTCCACAGATTCCAAAGCTTCTATTGCATAGAATGGCTCCAAATGCCCACTACTCTATATGGCTTGATGGAAAGCTTGAGCTTGTTGTTGATCCATATCAGATTCTTGAAAGGTATATACTAGTGTTGCTCATGTGAAAATTATGATCCCATTTCACTCCTTCATTTGTATATCATCTGATATAAGCTTCAACTTTCTGTTTAACTCTACTGAAATTCATACCACGTACTATATTTGACCTCTGCAATAGAAGTTTGATCTCTGCCTATAATGtttgttttatttcatttccTTTTCCAATGAAGAATAACTAGTTTCGATTGATGAGAAAATTTAAATACCCACTAGAAATACTAACCGGAATGATACTATTTACTACCTCAGATGCATTAGGAGATGTCAAACTTGTTATATACTTGTATTATATATCTCTATTTATTTCTTTACTTTATGTGTGAATTATGTATATGTTGTAATTATGTGTTAGTTGAAAACCCATTCTACCATAATTAAAAGTCCGTTTCTACAATTAAATTGTACTTTGGTACCGGTTTCTATCATATTACGCGACGTTAAAATTTCTGAAAAGTCCAACTTTGTGATTTCTTTCCGACACACCTATTGTCTAGCCTTATTGCAGAAAATTTAATTTGGTTTCCAAAACCAAAGCTGTAGAGTTGTCCCTATTCCATGTTTTAGTAGGCTCTATACCAATACAGAAAAGTAGATATTGTGAGGATAGCTTAAATCAGAAGCTTAAAAGACCTTATTCTTGTTCAGTTTTCATTTAATCCCCCAACAACATACAAAGAACAGTTGCTCAATTAAGCTCGTAATCAACCACACTTGAGTCATTTACTGATTTTCCGTCTTCCTAATCTTCCAGATACTAATCTATCCATTTTGACCCAAATGTAGAAATTCCTCTCTGGACTGACATAGTCGTGATTTCATAAGAGTAGAAACCTTGATCTCTGGCTTGGATACACGCTGCAGATAAGGATAGATTAGAAACCTTGATCTCTCTTGCTCTTACTGTAAATTAGAATAATTAAGTATCTTCATGTTAATTGTGATGTTAGTCAGCTTTCCCTAACATAATAATTTCCTCAACATATATATACTGTATGTTATGTGAAAATCAAAGTTGAGTTATTATTAGATTTTGCTGTGTACTAATTGCGATATGTCCCTGCATGTAGTTTTAAGGGAACGTTTCAAATACCTATATGCTGACTTTGTAATAGCTGTTTTTTGTTCTGTCTGGATAGAAAACATATTTGGTTCCTAAATTACTCTTATCCTCAACTAGGTTTTTGTGGAGGACCAATGCAACTTTTGCAATATCCAAACATTATAGACGCTTTGATGTATTTGTTGAGGCCGAAGCAAATAAAGCTGCTGCAAAGTATGATAATGCCTCCATTGACTTCCAGATCAATTTTTACAAAAACGAGGGACTGACTCCGTATTCGGAGGCCAAACTTCCTCTTATAAGTGGTAGGTTAAACTTTGTTTACTTCTGGGATAAGACTCATCTAGTTCAACTTTGACTATTTTTCTCATCCTTGATAATGCTCAATTGCAGATGTTCCTGAAGGATGTGTAATAATTCGAGAACATGTTCCTATTAGCAACCTCTTTACTTGTCTTTGGTTCGGTGAAGTTGACCGATTTACTTCTAGGGACCAGATTAGTTTCTCAACTGTCCGGGACAAGTTTTTGTCGCAGGTGGATTTTCATTTTCACATGTTCTTGGATTGTGAAAGACGCAACTTCGTAGTTCAGGtaataattttattttgtttgtataAATATCTCGGATGCGACAGTTCTGTCTTTGTAGAGAGACTTTTGTAGCCTTTTGCACCATTCTCTTCACAAATGATTTGAAATCAAAAGATAAAATGAATATACTCCCATGTCTCTTACTATAAGATTCACTTACATGACTGTAATCAAATCTTATTTTGTGCTTACAGAAATACCATAGGGGTGTATTAGGGCGGCTAGCTGCGCCAGTGGTTGTTGCTCTCAACCCTCCACAGCCACCGCTCTTGTCTCCCCCTCCTCCACTGCATATGTTTGAAACTACACAAGAAAAAGTTGTTATTCCAATAACTAGGAGAGGCCCTGGAAGGCGCGGAAAAGATAAGAGACCGGGTTCTAAGCGGCACCGCAAAGTTGTGGCCGGAAATAGAGACATTGAAGCAAATTAAAAGTTTTGTTTTGGGTGATTATATCATaaatttttgttgttgttttttcTTTTGATATTCTATTCTACCTACGAAAATCATTCATTGCTGAACTGAGGGAAAATGTGGAAGTAGAAGATGAATGTTGTATTGTTTCCACACGGACACTCTTATTCTTTATACTTTGTGCAATTGTTAAACGTTGTTGATTTTTTTGTtgtatatatataatataaaGTAAAATTTCAATAATTATCATAATGGTTGATACCTATGACCAAATTCCAAGCATGGAGTAACCCATTTTGTTCCATTATTACAAGGTATAGCTGTCGCAATTTTACtaataaaaatatatattgaTGATGTGTTCACTCTTTTTTGTTTGATTATTGATGATGCGCAAAATTAGTGTTGGTAATTTGAAGATGTCCGATGAGGTGGTGTTCGGTATGAGTAGAGTGGGAGGTGTTCATCTACAATTGACTATGGACGTATGGAATGATTTGAATAGACAAAAGTTTATTCCCTAAAGATCAATAAATACTCTTAAGAACCAATAATTTGTAGGAATTGAGCAACTAGTTACAAGGGCAACTTAAGAGATCACACTGACTATTATTTTCTATTCTATTAAATTTGCTTTAAATTTATCTTTTGCAAACAAACAAATCTCAAAACCCCCCAATAACTCTTTTTTTCAACTAAATTTAAATCAAACTCAAAATCATAATGTagtcctcgagatcgatattATGGAATTTCCCGATATTATTACTTTGGACAAATTAATACACTTACTAATTTATCGATCATCTTTTTGACGCCGTTGTCGGACACTGCCAATGATTATAGAGcttataattttatttttgttgaaaTTCCATTGATTTGCTACTaaagtttttgtttttgttttttatattGTTGTTATAACTTTGAAGATTCGTATGCATGGAGAATCCTCATCTAATTTTTCTTTTGATGTAGAAATCGAGAGAACCATACGTGGTCAACTCAGGAAAGCTCGATTGCAGAAGCTGGAAGAACAAGAGAAAACAagttctcatccatcaaataCAGAATCATAAAAAGAAATAGAGGAACCAATGACTTAAAATCAACTAGCTCTTGAATGACTAATCAAAGACTATGGAAGAACAAATGCATCGGGAGGTAGACTGACGATAGTAAATCAACTAGTGAATGTTCCTAATTTTCAATTATATCCTACAACCATTCGCTAGTTAGAGAAAAGGCATTTACAAGTAAAATCAATGAAGATACAAACAAACTTTGCAAAGGTTTCTGACAATGAGTACAACTTTGAAGATAAAAGGGCATACAGAAGAAAGAAAGAAATTGATAATGTTCAATTTCACTCTAGCAGAAGATGCTGAAGAATGATTTTACTCACTTCTAGTAGGTATCATCACAACCTGGGAAGATATGGAAACGACTTTTTTCAATGAATATCTTTCTACTTTAGTTTTCCTCAGAAATCGATACGATATCCTTAATTTCAAATAGAGGGAAGGTGAATCATTgaggtgttggtgtaagccctagaggccaatacttttg from Lathyrus oleraceus cultivar Zhongwan6 chromosome 1, CAAS_Psat_ZW6_1.0, whole genome shotgun sequence includes:
- the LOC127082161 gene encoding probable hexosyltransferase MUCI70 gives rise to the protein MSGGSLGIRSASYGSLEKQLQNGFSPIQTGRKQVKMVKEKERLFHWICKFAGRKKVGMLFLCVISAAVFVWVLYVGKGEDSQEGNGVQNISVNESMSIGDSPSIVSAAKAIASNLLLPPSYFLGYNLPLGHPCNSFTLPPPPADKKRTGPRPCPVCYLPVDEAIKLMPKSPSPSPVLKNLTFTYEENLSRDGEFGGSDFGGYPTLKQRNDSFDIRESMCVHCGFVRGIKPGRNTGFDMDEDDLLDMEQCRGIVVASAVFGNFDEINEPKNVSEYSKQTVCFLMFVDEETEKYLTSSGRLGTSKKIGLWRIIVARNLPYTDARRTGKIPKLLLHRMAPNAHYSIWLDGKLELVVDPYQILERFLWRTNATFAISKHYRRFDVFVEAEANKAAAKYDNASIDFQINFYKNEGLTPYSEAKLPLISDVPEGCVIIREHVPISNLFTCLWFGEVDRFTSRDQISFSTVRDKFLSQVDFHFHMFLDCERRNFVVQKYHRGVLGRLAAPVVVALNPPQPPLLSPPPPLHMFETTQEKVVIPITRRGPGRRGKDKRPGSKRHRKVVAGNRDIEAN